In Nonlabens agnitus, the DNA window GATGGCCACACGATCCTGGTCATTCCCAATGCCTTTAAGCTGACCTACATTATTGAAGTTTTTCAATACCTCAACTTTTGAAATAGCATCTGCAGGAATGTTTTTGGTAGCCAATCTCGTATCTCCTTCAAAAAATTCCTTTCCATTTATGAAAACCTTTTCTACAGTATTACCTTCTACCTGAACATCACCGTCTTCATTAACCTCCATTCCTGGTAGTTTTTTCAATACATCTTCCAGCTTTTGTTCAGTGCCATTAGTAAAACTATCACTATTGTAAACTATCGTATCACCTTTGATGGTTACCGGCATTTCATAAACCAGGTTGATGGCGTCTAATTGATCTGCTCCATCCAGCATGATGAAGTTTTTGACCATATCTGCCTGGATCTTACTTACCGTTTCTTCAATAGGTTTTAGGCCTAAAAAGGAAACTTTGAGAACGTAGGTACTGTCCTTTTTAAGATTGAGAAGCTGGTATCTACCTTCTGTATTTGTAATACCAAAAGCTCCCATGGTATTATTGGAGCCATAGGCAATAATATTTGCCATAGGTACTGGTGTACCTAGACTATCCACAACGGTACCCGTAATTTTTACTGATTGTGCATGCGCCACTATTGCGGTAAGAAAGAGTGATACAATGAGAAGTATTATTTTATTCATCAGTTGGTTGAATTATTTTAGATAATGAAAAGCGAGGTATGACAACCTCGCTCAACTGTTTGTAGGTTTATTTTATAATGTATTTAGTTTCTACCGCGACTTCTACCACGAAAACGCTGCGACATCTCTTCCATTTTTTGCTGGAAAGTGGCGTTATATGCCTCCAGTTTGATTTCTTCACCTTTAGTCGCCGGCTCAATATCGCTGCGATCTTCTGGGTTCAAAACAATTTTTGTACAAAGCATTGTTGTGTTATTCGCATTTAGCTCGAGAATAAGTCCAGGAAGTCCACCATACTCTGCTGGACCATGCTGTACTGGAATTTGAGGTGTGAACCACGCCGTTACCGTGGTGTTCTCATCCTTTTCAATCATGTCTGTAAGTTTAGTCTCGCCATCTTCTTCCTTCTTCTTGTTATCGTCACGTCTTCTTCTAAAGGCGCTCATGTCCAAGGCGTCGTTTTTCTTTACAGCAGTGGCCTTAATGGCAGTATAGTTTCCTATCTGGCGTGTCTCTCCAGTAATTTGCCAGTCCAACTGCGGCAAGTCATCCTTAATCAAAAAAGTCTTACCCATCATATCACGCTGCTCTGTGAACGTGTTGGATGTCATGTCCTTGTACTTATCACCACCCATGGAACTTCCCATGAAATTTCCCCATCCGCCACTTTGACCTGGTGTTGCAAGAGCCACTTCTTCTGTCCACAAGGATTCACTTCTATTGAATTTTAGGATGAACGTTTTCTCACTTGCCTTTTTGAGGTTTTCCTCGATGCGTTTGCGCTGCTCTGGACTTATGTCTCTATTGCCTTCGAGAAAGCTTTTGTCTATGGAAGCTTTTGAGAAGTATGTCGCCTCGCCATAGATATCTTGAGCAGTAGACCAAGAAGTCACGGCTATCAAAGCGACAAAAAGTATGATGTTTTTCATTTCTATTTTTTTGAGTTAGTAACTTATATGATGGTTAAGTTACAGTTTGCGCTTTATGACTTTAAAAAACAGATATGGTTGCAATCGCGTTGATAGTATTAACGTTTTTATAACAATTAAGGTTAGTGATTCCTAGCTGTGAACCTGTGGTGAAATAATGTAGAACTAGTTGCTAGTGGTTCTAGTGATAATGAAGCCTTTATTTCCATTTCGCTCCATGCGTTCTTGCATTTTCTTTTCCCTTAACTCGTCAAAATCCTTTTGATTGATTTTCTTACCAGATTTAGGTTTTTTCATATCAAGATCTTTTTCTGGATTGATCTCAATTTTGGTACATAGCAATACCGTATTAGCTTCTTGTACCTCGAGAATTAATCCGGGAAGCCCTTGATATTCTCCTGGACCGTTGCTTATAGGGATTTCTGGAGTGTACCATGCCGTGATCGTTCTGTCTTGCTCAGGAATCATGGCCAGCAAACTACCTTGCGAGGCCTTTTCCATCTTTTCTTCCTGTTCCTTTTTTTCTTCTTCGGTAAGGACAGGTGTGTAGGTGGCTTTGTAGCAGGTATAGTTTCCTATTTTTTTAGTTTCATTGACAGGTTGCCATGCATACGATGGTATATCATCAACGATCAGGAACTCTTTCCCCATGATCTCATCTTCCTTATAATACTTTTGCTCTTTTAAGTCTTTGTAAACACTGCTCGTGGATCCATTGTTGACGGTAAAGCTCACGCTTATTTCACCAGCTTTTTTAGGTTTGGCAAGTTCTACAACCTTATTATAAGAAGATTCAGTTGGGGTGATTTCCATTACATATTCCTGCTGGTTACCCTTAGCCATAGCCTCTCTTAACTTAGCCATGATTTCAGAGGTTCTGGCGTCTTCGGCTTCATCCTTTGCCTCCTTTTCCTTATCCTCATCGTCCTTAAGGTCAATTTTAGTTTGAACGATGTAATGTGCGATGGCCTTGAAGTTTTCTTGGGCTTGTAATGTATTCGCTTTCGCGAAAGCGATACAAACAACAATCAACGCGGTCCATTTAAAATTCTTCATGATATATTGGTTTTGTAATTCTTTCCAAAGATGCCAAGATTGTGCGTTGAACTAGGTTAACGAGCGTTAACTAGTGTTAACCGGCTTTCCTGTAATGTTTTAAATGAGCACCTTTACCTTATGAATCATCATAAATATAGATTTTTATTAGTGCTGATAAGCGCCGTGATCCTAATAACTCTAGGTATCCAATCCTACTGGGTATTCAAAAATTATAAGGAAAGTGAGCGCCAACTAGAACGTGATATTAGAACGTCATTTGATTTGAGTGTTGAGGATTACTACACTACCAGCGCTAAAAGAAATACCCTTAGTTTTTTTAACGAGGCCAATGAAAAATGGAGTGAAAGTGAGTTTGACTCGCTGCTAGGCAACATTACCACTTTTGCAAAAAAGGCGAAGTCTTCAAAAAAGAACAATGTGAAAATTGACAGTATCATTCCCTCGCAAAAAGGTAATGACTGGCTGTCAAAAACTCCTGCTGAAAATAATATAAAGGCGATTACCGTATTCAAAGGTCTTGATGCAGATACTGCGGTCTACAAAAAGAATGAGGATCTAAATTTGACTAGGTTCTTTAAGTCAAAATCCAATGGTGACTCGACCTCAAACGCTAAGGTCACCAACATGAGTTTTACAGACGACTCTGAAGGCCTACTTTCTGGGCAATTAAAAGAGGTGTCTGACAAGATCATATTTTCATTCACCACTAATGTATTAGATCTTGAATCGCTGGACTCCTTGATGAGCGAGTCGCTCGAAAAAAATAATATCGACATTGAGTATGGTTTTAAATACAATGATGGTGAAGATGATTTTGAGGTAGGAAATATTGCAGGCTCACAGGTCATGGACAGCAAGAGCCCACAACTATATAAGAATACCAATCTCAAATTGATATATCAAGGACAAGAGGCTACTCTATTCAAGCGCAACCTGGTGAGTATTTTGCTTTCCTTCATTTTGGTTTGTGGGATCATACTCTGCCTATTTTACCTATTATTCATCATTAGGAAACAAAAGCAATTAAGCCTGATCAAAAACGACTTGATATCCAACATTACTCATGAGTTTAAAACGCCTATTGCCACAGCGAGCGCTGCCCTAGAAGGCGTACAGAATTTTACAGTCTCTGGAGATACAGAAAAATCCAACCGATACCTGAACGTTGGGCGCGAGCAACTAGGGAAACTTAATCTTATGGTGGAAAAGCTCCTAGAAACTGCTATGATTGACAACGAGCGACTGGCCCTTCAAAAAACGAGATTTGACCTTAAGATGTTATTGAAAGAGTCTGTCAAGCGTTTCCAGTCGCAAACTCAAAAGAATATCCAATTTGAAAGCGACATGACCCAAATAGATTTTTACGGAGACGAGTTCCATATGGAGAATGCCATCAACAACTTAATGGACAACGCCATTAAATACGGTGGAAATAACATTACCGCCACCATATCTAAGAAAGGGCAATCCCTTATCATAAAAATCATTGATGATGGCACACAACTCAACAACAGAAATGCGAAGAATCTTTTTGAAAAATTCTACCGCGTGACAGATGGCAATAAACATCATACTAAAGGTCATGGCATAGGTCTCTTTTACACTAAAGCCATCATAGAGAAACACAACGGAACCATAAATCTAACCCTCAAGCCTACTACTTTCACCATAGAATTACCGCATGAATAGTTCAAAAATCAAAATACTTCTTGCC includes these proteins:
- a CDS encoding GLPGLI family protein; this encodes MKNIILFVALIAVTSWSTAQDIYGEATYFSKASIDKSFLEGNRDISPEQRKRIEENLKKASEKTFILKFNRSESLWTEEVALATPGQSGGWGNFMGSSMGGDKYKDMTSNTFTEQRDMMGKTFLIKDDLPQLDWQITGETRQIGNYTAIKATAVKKNDALDMSAFRRRRDDNKKKEEDGETKLTDMIEKDENTTVTAWFTPQIPVQHGPAEYGGLPGLILELNANNTTMLCTKIVLNPEDRSDIEPATKGEEIKLEAYNATFQQKMEEMSQRFRGRSRGRN
- a CDS encoding GLPGLI family protein, with amino-acid sequence MKNFKWTALIVVCIAFAKANTLQAQENFKAIAHYIVQTKIDLKDDEDKEKEAKDEAEDARTSEIMAKLREAMAKGNQQEYVMEITPTESSYNKVVELAKPKKAGEISVSFTVNNGSTSSVYKDLKEQKYYKEDEIMGKEFLIVDDIPSYAWQPVNETKKIGNYTCYKATYTPVLTEEEKKEQEEKMEKASQGSLLAMIPEQDRTITAWYTPEIPISNGPGEYQGLPGLILEVQEANTVLLCTKIEINPEKDLDMKKPKSGKKINQKDFDELREKKMQERMERNGNKGFIITRTTSN
- a CDS encoding sensor histidine kinase, which gives rise to MNHHKYRFLLVLISAVILITLGIQSYWVFKNYKESERQLERDIRTSFDLSVEDYYTTSAKRNTLSFFNEANEKWSESEFDSLLGNITTFAKKAKSSKKNNVKIDSIIPSQKGNDWLSKTPAENNIKAITVFKGLDADTAVYKKNEDLNLTRFFKSKSNGDSTSNAKVTNMSFTDDSEGLLSGQLKEVSDKIIFSFTTNVLDLESLDSLMSESLEKNNIDIEYGFKYNDGEDDFEVGNIAGSQVMDSKSPQLYKNTNLKLIYQGQEATLFKRNLVSILLSFILVCGIILCLFYLLFIIRKQKQLSLIKNDLISNITHEFKTPIATASAALEGVQNFTVSGDTEKSNRYLNVGREQLGKLNLMVEKLLETAMIDNERLALQKTRFDLKMLLKESVKRFQSQTQKNIQFESDMTQIDFYGDEFHMENAINNLMDNAIKYGGNNITATISKKGQSLIIKIIDDGTQLNNRNAKNLFEKFYRVTDGNKHHTKGHGIGLFYTKAIIEKHNGTINLTLKPTTFTIELPHE